In Heteronotia binoei isolate CCM8104 ecotype False Entrance Well chromosome 4, APGP_CSIRO_Hbin_v1, whole genome shotgun sequence, a genomic segment contains:
- the LOC132570448 gene encoding purpurin-like — MKHTPCTFLVILLSIIDDCLAQPSCVVESFSVKENFDPKKYEGKWYALAKKDPEGIFLQDNISAEYTIEDDGTMIATSKGRMKLFGFWMICADMAAQYSVPDPSTPAKMFMNYQGLASYLSSGGDNYWVIDTDYNNYAITYACRTLKEDGSCDDGYSIIFSRNPRGLPPAIQRIVLQKQEEICMSGQFQPVLQSGKSKY; from the exons ATGAAACACACCCCGTGCACATTCTTGGTGATCCTGCTGTCCATCATTGATGATTGCTTGGCACAGCCTTCATGTGTAGTAGAGTCTTTCTCTGTGAAGGAAAATTTTGACCCCAAGAAG TATGAAGGTAAATGGTATGCTCTGGCCAAGAAAGACCCAGAAGGTATCTTTCTACAAGATAACATCTCAGCCGAGTACACGATTGAGGACGATGGCACTATGATTGCAACTTCCAAAGGCAGAATGAAACTTTTTGG ATTCTGGATGATCTGTGCAGACATGGCAGCCCAATACTCAGTGCCTGACCCCAGCACACCAGCAAAAATGTTCATGAATTATCAAGGCTTGGCCAGTTATTTGTCCAGCGGAG GAGACAACTACTGGGTGATTGACACAGACTACAACAACTATGCCATCACTTATGCCTGCCGGACTCTGAAAGAGGATGGATCCTGTGATGACGGCTATTCCATTATTTTCTCCCGCAATCCTCGGGGTCTTCCCCCAGCCATTCAGCGCATTGTGcttcaaaagcaggaagaaatctGCATGTCGGGCCAGTTCCAGCCAGTGCTACAATCAGGTAAGTCAAAATACtga